The DNA window AGGTGGGCGGGATCGACAAGGTGGTCGATATCCTCGGCCGGATGACCAAGGGAAAGGACCGGATCATCCTCGGCCAGATGGAGACCAATGATCCGGCCCTGGTCGAGGCCATTCGGCGCAAGATGTTCACCTTTGACGAGTTGGTCTACATCGACATCCGGGGGATTCAGACCATCCTGCGGGAGATCAACAACGATACCCTGGTGATGGCGCTCAAGACCGCGGGGGAGGAAATCAAGGACAAGGTCTTCAGTAATATCTCCAGCCGGGCCGCGGAGATGATCCAGGACGACCTGGAGGCAATGGGGCCGGTGCGTCTCTCTGACGTTGAAGCGGCTCAGCAGGAAATCATCCAGGTCGCGATGCGGCTCGAGGAGGAAGGCAAGCTGGCCATTCCGGGACGGGGGGCAAGTGATGTCCTGGTCTGAGGTGAAGATCCACAAACAGGCCGCTCCAGACATGTTGCAGAGCCTGCGCTTTGCCGAGGCGGATCTGGCCGTTGCCGCGGATTGCCCCGGCCGGCCCGGCGATGAGTTTCAACTGGTGCAACTCTGCCAGTCGAGCCCGGCCCCGGCCGTTGCCCCGGCCCCTCCTGTTTCCGCGCAATTGCGGGAGGAACTTGGCGGCGCCACCGGGCCAACCGTCCGCGAGCAGCAGGAGCAGGAACTTAACCAACTGCTCGGTGCCCTGGCAACGGGCCTGGGAGAGTTGGACCGTTTGCGGAACAATGTGTTGAAGAACAGTACGCAGGACATGCTCAGGCTGGTCCTGGCGGTTGCCGAGCAGGTCATTCATTGCGAGGTCAAGGCTAATCACGAGGTCATTCTTTCGACCCTGGGGACAGCGTTGCAGAGCGCGATCAACTCTGATGAATATCATGTCAAGGTCCACCCGGACGACCTGGCGGTTGTGGTGGAGAACAAACCCCTGTTTCTGGCCAGCGTCAGCGGCCTGAAGAACATCACCCTGGAGGCCGACGAAAAGGT is part of the Desulfobacterales bacterium genome and encodes:
- a CDS encoding flagellar assembly protein FliH, giving the protein MSWSEVKIHKQAAPDMLQSLRFAEADLAVAADCPGRPGDEFQLVQLCQSSPAPAVAPAPPVSAQLREELGGATGPTVREQQEQELNQLLGALATGLGELDRLRNNVLKNSTQDMLRLVLAVAEQVIHCEVKANHEVILSTLGTALQSAINSDEYHVKVHPDDLAVVVENKPLFLASVSGLKNITLEADEKVSRGGCLIESELGQVDASIEGQLEELRQRLQATVADE